One Paracoccaceae bacterium genomic region harbors:
- the rplL gene encoding 50S ribosomal protein L7/L12, which produces MADLNKLAEEIVNLTLLQAQELKTILKDKYGIEPAAGGAVMMAAAPGAAAAPAEEEKTEFDVVLVEAGPNKINVIKEVRAITGLGLKEAKDLVEAGGKVKEQANKADAEAMKKKLEEAGAKVELK; this is translated from the coding sequence ATGGCTGATCTGAACAAACTCGCCGAAGAGATCGTGAACCTCACGCTGCTCCAGGCCCAGGAACTGAAGACGATCCTCAAGGACAAGTATGGCATCGAGCCGGCCGCCGGTGGCGCCGTCATGATGGCTGCCGCCCCGGGCGCCGCCGCTGCCCCGGCCGAGGAAGAGAAGACCGAGTTCGACGTCGTGCTGGTGGAAGCCGGCCCGAACAAGATCAACGTCATCAAGGAAGTGCGCGCCATCACCGGCCTGGGCCTGAAAGAGGCCAAGGACCTGGTGGAAGCCGGCGGCAAGGTGAAGGAACAGGCCAACAAGGCCGACGCCGAAGCCATGAAGAAGAAGCTCGAAGAGGCTGGCGCCAAGGTCGAGCTGAAGTGA
- the rpoB gene encoding DNA-directed RNA polymerase subunit beta codes for MAQSYVGQKRIRRYFGKIREVLEMPNLIEVQKSSYDLFLRSGDGDKPADGEGIQGVFQSVFPIKDFNETAVLEFVRYELEKPKYDVDECQSRDMTYAAPLKVTLRLIVFDVDETTGARSVKDIKEQDVYMGDMPLMTSNGTFIVNGTERVIVSQMHRSPGVFFDHDKGKTHSSGKLLFACRIIPYRGSWLDFEFDAKDIVFARIDRRRKLPVTTLLYALGMDQEGIMDAYYETVSYRHVKNKGWATKFFPRRLSGTRPSYDLVDAATGEVILKAGEKVTPKMANTWAREGNIAELLVPFDNIVGKYVAKDIINEETGEIWVEAGDELTMDYDRDGQPKGGTVKLLLDQGITDVPVLDIDNVNVGPYIRNTMAVDKNMGRDTALMDIYRVMRPGEPPTVEAASALFDTLFFDKERYDLSAVGRVKMNMRLDLGKPDTQRTLDRDDIIACIKALTELRDGKGEIDDIDHLGNRRVRSVGELMENQYRVGLLRMERAIKERMSSVEIDTIMPQDLINAKPAAAAVREFFGSSQLSQFMDQTNPLSEVTHKRRLSALGPGGLTRERAGFEVRDVHPTHYGRMCPIETPEGQNIGLINSLATFARVNKYGFIETPYRKVVDGQVTDDVVYMSATEEMRHTVAQANASLDADGRFVNELVSTRKGGEFMLNPSDAVDLIDVSPKQLVSVAASLIPFLENDDANRALMGSNMQRQAVPLLQSDAPFVGTGIEAVVARDSGAAIMARRAGVIDQVDAQRIVVRATELLEPGEPGVDIYRLRKFKRSNQSSCINQRPLVKVGDTVARGEVVADGPCTDMGELALGRNVVVAFMPWNGYNYEDSILISERILKDDVFTSIHIDEYEVAARDTKLGPEEITRDIPNVGEEALRNLDEAGIVYIGAEVQPGDILVGKITPKGESPMTPEEKLLRAIFGEKASDVRDTSLRLPPGAYGTIVEVRVFNRHGVDKDERALQIEREEVERLARDRDDELAILERNIYSRLKSLIMGKVAVKGPKGVKAGSEINDELLSTLSRGQWWQLALGEEAEAKEVEALHDQFEAQKRALDHRFEDKVEKVRRGDDLPPGVMKMVKVFVAVKRKLQPGDKMAGRHGNKGVVSKVVPTEDMPFLSDGTTVDLVLNPLGVPSRMNVGQILETHMGWAARGLGIKIDEALKAYRRSGDLTPVREAMRIAYGDDTYEAAFADRDEDDFLELAGNVTKGVPIATPVFDGAKEADVNDALKRAGFDQSGQSDVFDGRTGEKFARKVTVGVKYMLKLHHLVDDKLHARSTGPYSLVTQQPLGGKAQFGGQRLGEMEVWALEAYGAAYTLQEMLTVKSDDVAGRTKVYESIVKGEDNFEAGVPESFNVLVKEVRGLGLNMELLDAEEE; via the coding sequence ATGGCGCAGTCCTACGTTGGCCAGAAGCGCATCCGCCGCTACTTCGGCAAGATCCGCGAAGTGCTGGAGATGCCGAACCTCATCGAGGTTCAGAAATCCTCATACGACCTGTTCCTGCGGTCGGGCGACGGCGACAAGCCGGCCGACGGCGAGGGGATCCAGGGCGTGTTCCAGTCGGTCTTCCCGATCAAGGATTTCAACGAGACGGCCGTTCTGGAGTTCGTGCGCTACGAGCTGGAGAAGCCCAAGTACGACGTGGACGAGTGCCAGAGCCGCGACATGACCTATGCCGCGCCGCTGAAGGTGACGCTGCGGCTGATCGTGTTCGATGTGGACGAGACCACCGGCGCGCGGTCGGTCAAGGACATCAAGGAACAGGACGTCTACATGGGCGACATGCCCCTGATGACGTCGAACGGCACGTTCATCGTGAACGGCACCGAGCGGGTGATCGTTTCGCAGATGCACCGCAGCCCCGGCGTGTTCTTCGACCATGACAAGGGCAAGACCCATTCGTCGGGCAAGCTGCTGTTCGCCTGCCGCATCATTCCCTATCGCGGGTCGTGGCTGGACTTCGAGTTCGACGCCAAGGACATCGTGTTCGCCCGGATCGACCGTCGCCGCAAGCTGCCGGTGACGACGCTGCTCTATGCGCTGGGCATGGACCAGGAAGGCATCATGGATGCCTATTACGAGACGGTCAGCTATCGCCATGTGAAGAACAAGGGCTGGGCCACGAAGTTCTTCCCCAGGCGCCTGTCGGGCACCCGCCCGTCCTATGACCTGGTGGATGCGGCGACCGGCGAGGTGATCCTGAAGGCGGGCGAGAAGGTGACGCCGAAGATGGCGAACACCTGGGCGCGCGAAGGCAACATCGCCGAGCTGCTGGTGCCCTTCGACAACATCGTGGGCAAGTATGTCGCCAAGGACATCATCAACGAGGAAACCGGCGAGATCTGGGTCGAGGCCGGCGACGAGCTGACGATGGACTACGACCGCGACGGCCAGCCCAAGGGCGGCACCGTCAAGCTGCTGCTGGATCAGGGCATCACCGACGTTCCGGTGCTGGACATCGACAACGTCAACGTCGGCCCCTACATCCGCAACACGATGGCGGTGGACAAGAACATGGGGCGGGATACCGCGCTCATGGACATCTACCGCGTGATGCGGCCGGGCGAGCCGCCCACCGTCGAGGCGGCGAGCGCGCTGTTCGACACGCTGTTCTTCGACAAGGAACGCTATGACCTGTCCGCCGTGGGCCGGGTCAAGATGAACATGCGCCTCGATCTGGGCAAGCCCGACACGCAGCGCACCCTGGACCGCGACGACATCATCGCCTGCATCAAGGCGCTGACCGAACTGCGCGACGGCAAGGGCGAGATCGACGACATCGACCACCTGGGCAACCGCCGGGTGCGGTCGGTCGGCGAGCTGATGGAAAACCAGTACCGCGTCGGCCTGCTGCGCATGGAGCGGGCGATCAAGGAGCGCATGTCGTCGGTGGAAATCGACACGATCATGCCGCAGGACCTGATCAACGCGAAACCTGCGGCGGCGGCGGTGCGTGAATTCTTCGGCTCGTCGCAGCTGTCGCAGTTCATGGACCAGACTAACCCGCTGTCGGAAGTCACGCACAAGCGCCGCCTTTCGGCGCTGGGGCCGGGCGGTCTGACCCGCGAACGCGCGGGCTTTGAAGTCCGCGACGTCCACCCGACCCACTATGGCCGGATGTGCCCGATCGAGACGCCGGAAGGCCAGAACATCGGCCTGATCAACAGCCTTGCGACCTTCGCCCGGGTGAACAAGTACGGCTTCATCGAGACCCCCTATCGCAAGGTGGTCGACGGCCAGGTGACCGATGACGTGGTCTACATGTCGGCCACCGAGGAGATGCGGCATACGGTGGCGCAGGCCAACGCCTCGCTGGATGCCGATGGCCGGTTCGTCAACGAACTGGTCAGCACCCGGAAGGGTGGCGAGTTCATGCTGAACCCGTCGGATGCCGTGGACCTGATCGACGTGTCGCCGAAGCAGCTTGTCTCTGTCGCGGCCTCGCTGATCCCGTTCCTCGAGAACGACGACGCGAACCGCGCGCTGATGGGATCGAACATGCAGCGCCAGGCGGTGCCCCTGCTGCAATCGGACGCGCCCTTCGTGGGCACCGGGATCGAGGCCGTGGTGGCGCGCGACAGCGGTGCCGCGATCATGGCGCGGCGTGCGGGCGTGATCGACCAGGTCGATGCGCAGCGTATCGTCGTGCGCGCGACCGAACTGCTGGAGCCGGGCGAGCCGGGCGTCGACATCTATCGCCTGCGCAAGTTCAAGCGATCGAACCAGTCGTCCTGCATCAACCAGCGCCCGCTGGTGAAGGTGGGCGACACGGTGGCGCGTGGCGAGGTGGTGGCCGACGGCCCCTGCACCGACATGGGCGAGCTCGCGCTTGGCCGGAACGTGGTCGTCGCCTTCATGCCGTGGAATGGCTACAACTACGAGGACTCGATCCTGATCAGCGAGCGCATCCTGAAGGATGACGTCTTCACCTCGATCCACATCGACGAATACGAGGTGGCGGCCCGCGATACCAAGCTCGGGCCGGAAGAGATCACCCGCGACATCCCGAACGTCGGCGAGGAAGCGCTGCGCAACCTCGACGAGGCCGGGATCGTCTATATCGGGGCCGAGGTTCAGCCGGGCGACATCCTTGTGGGCAAGATCACCCCCAAGGGCGAAAGCCCGATGACGCCGGAAGAAAAGCTGCTGCGCGCGATTTTCGGCGAAAAGGCCAGCGATGTGCGCGATACCTCGCTTCGCCTGCCGCCCGGGGCCTATGGCACGATCGTGGAAGTGCGGGTGTTCAACCGGCATGGCGTGGACAAGGACGAACGCGCGCTGCAGATCGAGCGCGAGGAAGTCGAGCGTCTGGCGCGCGACCGTGACGACGAGCTGGCGATCCTGGAGCGGAACATCTATTCGCGCCTGAAGTCGCTGATCATGGGCAAGGTCGCGGTCAAGGGGCCGAAGGGCGTCAAGGCCGGGTCCGAGATCAACGACGAGCTTCTGTCGACGCTGAGCCGCGGCCAGTGGTGGCAGCTTGCCCTGGGCGAGGAAGCCGAGGCCAAGGAGGTCGAGGCGCTGCACGACCAGTTCGAGGCGCAGAAGCGTGCGCTGGACCACCGGTTCGAGGACAAGGTGGAAAAGGTGCGCCGCGGCGACGACCTGCCCCCCGGCGTGATGAAGATGGTCAAGGTGTTCGTGGCGGTGAAGCGCAAGCTGCAGCCGGGCGACAAGATGGCCGGGCGCCACGGCAACAAGGGCGTGGTGTCCAAGGTCGTGCCGACCGAGGACATGCCGTTCCTGTCGGATGGCACGACCGTCGATCTGGTGCTGAACCCGCTGGGTGTGCCCTCGCGCATGAACGTCGGGCAGATCCTGGAAACCCACATGGGCTGGGCCGCGCGCGGCCTCGGCATCAAGATCGACGAGGCGCTCAAGGCCTATCGCCGGTCGGGTGACCTGACCCCGGTGCGCGAGGCGATGCGCATCGCCTATGGCGACGACACCTACGAGGCGGCCTTTGCCGACCGGGACGAGGATGATTTCCTTGAACTGGCGGGCAACGTGACCAAGGGCGTGCCGATCGCGACGCCGGTGTTCGACGGCGCGAAGGAGGCCGACGTGAACGATGCGCTGAAGCGCGCCGGGTTCGACCAGTCGGGCCAGTCGGATGTCTTTGACGGCCGCACGGGCGAGAAGTTCGCGCGCAAGGTGACGGTGGGCGTGAAGTACATGCTGAAGCTGCACCACCTTGTCGACGACAAGCTGCACGCACGTTCGACCGGTCCCTACTCGCTCGTCACCCAGCAGCCGCTGGGCGGCAAGGCGCAGTTCGGTGGCCAGCGTCTGGGGGAAATGGAGGTCTGGGCTCTGGAAGCCTACGGCGCCGCCTACACCCTTCAGGAAATGCTGACGGTGAAGTCGGACGACGTGGCGGGCCGGACCAAGGTCTACGAGTCGATCGTCAAGGGCGAGGACAACTTCGAGGCCGGCGTGCCGGAATCGTTCAACGTGCTTGTCAAGGAAGTGCGGGGCCTCGGCCTCAACATGGAACTCCTGGATGCGGAGGAGGAGTGA
- the rpoC gene encoding DNA-directed RNA polymerase subunit beta' — translation MNQELTNNPFNPVAPVKTFDEIKISLASPERILSWSYGEIKKPETINYRTFKPERDGLFCARIFGPIKDYECLCGKYKRMKYRGVVCEKCGVEVTLQKVRRERMGHIELAAPVAHIWFLKSLPSRIGLMLDMTLRDLERILYFENYVVIEPGLTDLTYGQLMTEEEFLDAQDQYGADAFTANIGAEAIREMLAAIDLQATADQLREELKEATGELKPKKIIKRLKIVESFLESGNRPEWMVLTVLPVIPPELRPLVPLDGGRFATSDLNDLYRRVINRNNRLKRLIELRAPDIIVRNEKRMLQEAVDALFDNGRRGRVITGTNKRPLKSLSDMLKGKQGRFRQNLLGKRVDFSGRSVIVTGPELKLHQCGLPKKMALELFKPFIYSRLEAKGLSSTVKQAKKLVEKERPEVWDILDEVIREHPVLLNRAPTLHRLGIQAFEPILIEGKAIQLHPLVCSAFNADFDGDQMAVHVPLSLEAQLEARVLMMSTNNVLSPANGAPIIVPSQDMVLGLYYVTMERKGMPGEGMAFADIDEVEHALSQGVVHLHARIKARIRQIDEEGNEVWKRYDTTPGRLRLGNLLPLNAKAPFELVNRLLRKKDVQTVIDTVYRYCGQKESVIFCDQIMTLGFREAFRAGISFGKDDMLIPDTKWPIVNATRDQVKEFEQQYMEGLITQGEKYNKVVDAWSKCSDKVAAEMMQEISAVRYDDAGAEKEPNSVYMMSHSGARGSPAQMKQLGGMRGLMAKPSGEIIETPIISNFKEGLTVLEYFNSTHGARKGLADTALKTANSGYLTRRLVDVAQDCIVRSHDCGTERAITAEAAVNDGEVVSSLAERVLGRVAADNIVVPGTEEVIVAAGELIDERRADAIHAANVQSARIRSPLTCEAEEGVCAMCYGRDLARGTLVNIGEAVGIIAAQSIGEPGTQLTMRTFHIGGIAQGGQQSFLEASQEGRVEFRNGNLLETAAGEQVVMGRNMSIAIIDDNGQERASHKVSYGAKVHVKDGQQVKRGAKLFEWDPYTLPIIAEKGGVARFVDLVSGISVREETDEATGMTQKIVSDWRSAPRGNDLKPEVIIMDPATGDPVRGDGGNPISYAMSVDAILSVEDGQDIRPGDVVARIPREGAKTKDITGGLPRVAELFEARRPKDHAIIAETDGYVRFGKDYKNKRRITIEPVDETLTPQEYMIPKGKHIPVQEGDFVQKGDYIMDGNPAPHDILRIMGVEALANYMIDEVQDVYRLQGVKINDKHIEVIVRQMLQKFEILESGDTTLLKGEHVDKAELDEENAKSENRGLRPASAEPILLGITKASLQTRSFISAASFQETTRVLTEASVQGKRDKLVGLKENVIVGRLIPAGTGGATTRVKKIATDRDQQVIDLRRSEAEAAAALAAPMDDVIDVEGDSGLVDTIESRDL, via the coding sequence ATGAACCAGGAACTGACCAACAACCCGTTCAACCCGGTTGCCCCCGTCAAGACCTTCGACGAGATCAAGATCTCTCTGGCCAGTCCGGAGCGGATCCTGTCGTGGTCCTATGGCGAGATCAAGAAGCCGGAGACCATCAACTACCGGACCTTCAAGCCCGAGCGTGACGGCCTGTTCTGCGCCCGCATCTTCGGGCCGATCAAGGACTACGAATGCCTGTGCGGCAAGTACAAGCGCATGAAGTATCGCGGCGTCGTCTGCGAGAAATGCGGTGTGGAAGTGACGCTGCAGAAGGTGCGGCGCGAGCGGATGGGCCATATCGAACTGGCTGCGCCCGTCGCCCACATCTGGTTCCTGAAGTCGCTGCCCAGCCGCATCGGCCTGATGCTGGACATGACGCTGCGCGATCTGGAACGCATCCTCTACTTTGAAAACTACGTCGTGATCGAGCCGGGTCTGACCGACCTGACCTATGGCCAGCTGATGACCGAGGAGGAATTCCTCGACGCGCAGGACCAGTACGGCGCCGACGCCTTCACCGCCAACATCGGCGCCGAGGCGATCCGCGAGATGCTGGCGGCCATCGACCTGCAGGCGACGGCGGACCAGCTGCGTGAGGAGCTGAAGGAGGCGACGGGCGAACTGAAGCCGAAGAAGATCATCAAGCGGCTGAAGATCGTCGAGTCCTTCCTGGAATCCGGCAACCGCCCGGAATGGATGGTGCTGACCGTCCTTCCGGTGATCCCGCCGGAACTGCGCCCGCTGGTCCCGCTGGACGGCGGCCGGTTTGCCACGTCCGACCTGAACGACCTCTACCGCCGGGTCATCAACCGGAACAACCGACTGAAGCGGCTGATCGAGCTGCGCGCGCCGGACATCATCGTCCGGAACGAAAAGCGGATGCTGCAGGAAGCGGTGGACGCCCTGTTCGACAACGGCCGTCGCGGCCGCGTCATCACCGGCACCAACAAGCGCCCGCTGAAGTCGCTGTCGGACATGCTGAAGGGCAAGCAGGGCCGGTTCCGCCAGAACCTGCTCGGCAAGCGCGTCGACTTCTCGGGCCGGTCGGTCATCGTGACCGGCCCGGAACTGAAGCTGCACCAGTGCGGCTTGCCGAAGAAGATGGCGCTCGAACTGTTCAAGCCGTTCATCTATTCGCGGCTTGAGGCCAAGGGGCTTTCCTCGACCGTCAAGCAGGCCAAGAAGCTGGTGGAAAAGGAACGTCCCGAGGTCTGGGACATCCTGGATGAAGTCATCCGGGAACACCCGGTCCTTCTGAACCGCGCGCCGACGCTGCACCGTCTGGGCATCCAGGCCTTCGAGCCGATCCTGATCGAGGGCAAGGCGATCCAGCTGCATCCGCTGGTCTGCTCGGCCTTCAACGCCGACTTCGACGGCGACCAGATGGCGGTTCACGTGCCCCTGTCGCTGGAAGCCCAGCTTGAGGCGCGCGTCCTGATGATGTCCACGAACAACGTGCTGTCGCCCGCCAACGGCGCGCCGATCATCGTGCCGTCGCAGGACATGGTCCTGGGCCTCTACTACGTCACGATGGAGCGCAAGGGCATGCCCGGCGAAGGCATGGCCTTTGCCGATATCGACGAGGTGGAGCACGCGCTGAGCCAGGGCGTGGTGCACCTGCACGCCAGGATCAAGGCGCGGATCCGCCAGATCGACGAGGAAGGCAACGAGGTCTGGAAGCGCTATGACACCACGCCGGGCCGCCTGCGGCTGGGCAATCTGCTGCCGCTGAACGCCAAGGCGCCGTTCGAACTGGTGAACCGCCTGCTGCGGAAAAAGGACGTGCAGACCGTCATCGACACCGTCTACCGCTACTGCGGCCAGAAGGAATCGGTGATCTTCTGCGACCAGATCATGACGCTGGGCTTCCGCGAGGCGTTCCGTGCCGGCATCAGCTTTGGCAAGGACGACATGCTGATCCCCGACACCAAATGGCCGATCGTGAATGCCACGCGCGACCAGGTGAAGGAATTCGAACAGCAGTACATGGAAGGCCTGATCACCCAGGGCGAGAAGTACAACAAGGTCGTGGATGCCTGGTCCAAGTGTTCGGACAAGGTGGCCGCCGAGATGATGCAGGAAATCTCTGCCGTCCGTTACGACGATGCGGGCGCCGAGAAAGAGCCCAACTCGGTCTACATGATGTCGCACTCGGGGGCGCGGGGTTCGCCCGCGCAGATGAAGCAGCTTGGCGGGATGCGCGGCCTGATGGCCAAGCCGTCGGGCGAGATCATCGAGACGCCGATCATCTCGAACTTCAAGGAAGGCCTGACCGTTCTTGAATACTTCAACTCGACCCACGGCGCCCGGAAGGGTCTGGCCGACACCGCGCTGAAGACCGCCAACTCGGGTTACCTGACGCGGCGTCTGGTGGACGTGGCACAGGACTGCATCGTGCGCAGCCATGATTGCGGCACCGAACGTGCGATCACCGCCGAGGCCGCGGTGAACGACGGCGAGGTCGTGTCATCGCTTGCCGAGCGCGTGCTGGGCCGCGTGGCGGCGGACAACATCGTGGTGCCGGGCACCGAAGAGGTGATCGTCGCGGCGGGTGAACTGATCGACGAACGGCGCGCGGATGCGATCCACGCGGCGAACGTGCAATCGGCGCGCATCCGCAGCCCGCTGACCTGCGAGGCCGAGGAAGGCGTCTGCGCCATGTGCTATGGCCGCGACCTGGCCCGCGGCACGCTGGTGAACATCGGCGAGGCGGTGGGCATCATCGCCGCGCAGTCGATCGGCGAGCCCGGCACGCAGCTGACGATGCGGACCTTCCACATCGGCGGCATCGCGCAGGGCGGCCAGCAGTCGTTCCTCGAAGCGTCGCAGGAGGGCCGGGTGGAGTTCCGCAACGGCAACCTTCTTGAGACCGCGGCGGGCGAACAGGTGGTGATGGGCCGCAACATGTCCATCGCGATCATCGACGACAACGGGCAGGAACGCGCGTCGCACAAGGTGTCCTATGGCGCCAAGGTGCACGTGAAGGACGGCCAGCAGGTGAAGCGCGGCGCCAAGCTGTTCGAATGGGACCCCTACACCCTGCCGATCATCGCCGAAAAGGGCGGCGTGGCGCGGTTCGTGGACCTGGTCTCGGGCATCTCGGTGCGCGAGGAAACCGACGAAGCCACCGGCATGACGCAGAAGATCGTGTCCGACTGGCGGTCGGCGCCGCGTGGCAACGACCTGAAGCCGGAAGTCATCATCATGGACCCGGCAACCGGTGACCCGGTGCGGGGCGATGGCGGCAACCCGATCAGCTATGCGATGTCGGTGGATGCCATCCTGTCGGTCGAGGACGGGCAGGACATCCGTCCCGGCGACGTGGTGGCGCGTATCCCGCGCGAAGGCGCCAAGACCAAGGACATCACCGGGGGTCTGCCCCGCGTGGCGGAACTGTTCGAGGCGCGGCGGCCCAAGGACCACGCGATCATTGCCGAGACCGACGGCTATGTGCGGTTCGGCAAGGACTACAAGAACAAGCGCCGCATCACCATCGAGCCGGTGGACGAGACGCTGACGCCGCAGGAATACATGATCCCCAAGGGCAAGCACATTCCCGTCCAGGAAGGCGACTTTGTCCAGAAGGGCGACTACATCATGGATGGCAACCCCGCGCCGCATGACATCCTGCGGATCATGGGGGTCGAGGCGCTGGCGAACTACATGATCGACGAGGTGCAGGACGTCTATCGCCTGCAGGGCGTGAAGATCAACGACAAGCACATCGAGGTGATCGTGCGGCAGATGCTGCAGAAGTTCGAGATCCTCGAATCCGGCGACACCACGCTGCTCAAGGGCGAGCATGTGGACAAGGCCGAGCTTGACGAAGAGAACGCCAAGTCCGAAAACCGCGGCCTGCGCCCTGCCTCGGCCGAGCCCATCCTGCTGGGCATCACCAAGGCAAGCCTGCAGACCCGCAGCTTCATCTCGGCGGCGTCCTTCCAGGAAACCACGCGGGTGCTGACCGAGGCTTCGGTCCAGGGCAAGCGGGACA
- the rplA gene encoding 50S ribosomal protein L1: MTKVAKRLKAARAVVEGKANLSVEEAVKLIKQAATAKFDETVEIAMNLGVDPRHADQMVRGVVQLPNGTGKVVRVAVFARGAKADEAKAAGADIVGAEDLMERIQGGNIDFDRCIATPDMMPLVGRLGKILGPRNLMPNPKVGTVTMDVKTAVANAKGGEVQFKVEKAGVIHAGVGKVSFDDEKLAQNVRAFVDAVSRAKPSGAKGAYLKKVSLSSTMGPGVSVDLSSATAN; this comes from the coding sequence ATGACAAAAGTTGCAAAGCGTCTGAAGGCTGCCCGCGCCGTTGTCGAGGGCAAGGCGAACCTGTCGGTCGAAGAGGCCGTCAAGCTGATCAAGCAGGCCGCGACCGCGAAGTTCGACGAAACCGTCGAGATCGCGATGAACCTGGGCGTCGACCCGCGCCATGCCGACCAGATGGTGCGCGGCGTGGTCCAGTTGCCGAACGGCACGGGCAAGGTCGTGCGCGTGGCGGTGTTCGCGCGTGGCGCGAAGGCTGACGAGGCCAAGGCCGCGGGTGCCGACATCGTGGGCGCCGAGGACCTGATGGAGCGCATCCAGGGCGGGAACATCGACTTTGACCGCTGCATCGCGACGCCCGACATGATGCCGCTGGTGGGTCGCCTTGGGAAAATCCTCGGGCCGCGCAACCTGATGCCGAACCCGAAGGTCGGCACGGTGACGATGGACGTCAAGACGGCCGTGGCGAATGCCAAGGGCGGCGAGGTGCAGTTCAAGGTCGAGAAGGCCGGCGTGATCCACGCGGGCGTGGGCAAGGTCAGCTTTGACGACGAGAAACTGGCGCAGAACGTGCGCGCCTTCGTCGATGCGGTCAGCCGGGCCAAGCCTTCGGGGGCCAAGGGTGCCTATCTGAAGAAGGTGTCGCTGTCCTCGACCATGGGGCCGGGCGTGTCGGTGGACCTGTCCAGCGCGACCGCGAATTGA
- the rplJ gene encoding 50S ribosomal protein L10, giving the protein MDRAQKEKLVEELGQIFESSGVVVVAHYAGVTVKQMQDLRARMRDVGGSVRVAKNKLAKIALDGKPSEKMGALLTGMTVLAFSEDPVAAAKVCEAYAKTNEKFVILGGAMGSAILDPAGVKAVASMPSREELIAQVVACIGAPASNLAGAIGAPASNIASILSTIEEKAAA; this is encoded by the coding sequence GTGGATAGAGCCCAGAAAGAAAAACTGGTCGAGGAACTCGGCCAGATCTTCGAAAGCTCTGGCGTCGTGGTGGTTGCCCACTACGCGGGTGTCACGGTCAAACAGATGCAGGATCTGCGGGCGCGCATGCGCGACGTCGGCGGTTCCGTGCGCGTTGCCAAGAACAAGCTCGCCAAGATCGCCCTCGACGGCAAACCCAGCGAGAAGATGGGTGCGCTGCTGACGGGCATGACCGTGCTGGCCTTCTCGGAAGACCCCGTCGCTGCGGCGAAGGTCTGCGAGGCCTATGCCAAGACGAACGAGAAGTTCGTCATCCTTGGCGGGGCGATGGGCAGTGCGATCCTGGATCCGGCCGGTGTGAAGGCCGTGGCTTCGATGCCGTCGCGCGAAGAGCTTATCGCTCAGGTCGTGGCTTGCATCGGTGCTCCGGCATCGAATCTGGCCGGGGCCATTGGTGCGCCTGCGTCGAACATCGCGAGCATCCTGTCGACCATCGAGGAGAAGGCTGCCGCCTGA
- the rplK gene encoding 50S ribosomal protein L11, with translation MAKKVIGSLKLMVKAQQANPSPPVGPALGQRGLNIMAFVKEFNAKTAEIAPGTPTPVVITYYQDKSFTLEFKTPPASFLLKQAAGLPPVGKRNRAKGSAKPGRDVAGTVTVAQIRKIAETKMKDLNANDIEGAMQIILGSAKSCGIEVKG, from the coding sequence ATGGCCAAGAAGGTAATCGGAAGCCTGAAGCTGATGGTGAAGGCCCAGCAGGCCAACCCGTCGCCCCCCGTGGGCCCGGCGCTGGGCCAGCGCGGCCTGAACATCATGGCGTTCGTGAAGGAATTCAACGCCAAGACCGCCGAGATCGCGCCGGGCACCCCGACGCCGGTGGTCATCACCTACTATCAGGACAAGAGCTTCACGCTGGAGTTCAAGACGCCGCCCGCGTCCTTCCTGCTGAAGCAGGCGGCCGGCCTGCCGCCGGTCGGCAAGCGCAACCGCGCCAAGGGGTCGGCCAAGCCGGGCCGCGACGTGGCGGGAACGGTGACCGTGGCGCAGATCCGCAAGATCGCCGAGACCAAGATGAAGGACCTGAATGCCAATGACATCGAGGGGGCGATGCAGATCATCCTCGGGTCGGCCAAGTCCTGCGGCATCGAAGTGAAGGGCTGA